The Cytobacillus sp. NJ13 sequence AGCCCGCTGTTCCAATAGGCATCCAGCTTAAAACCCTGAAAAGCCGCAAAATTGCTCTAACACAAATAACATCGTTCCTGTTAATGACTGGCCATTTAACTTTTTACGGTTACCTTACTCCATTCCTGAAGATGAAAATGGGGCTTGACGGCAGCTGGGTCAGCATTGTTTACCTGATTTTTGGAATTGCTGCTGTCATCGGAGGAGGAATCGGCGGTCTCCTGGCTGACCGTTTTGGTGCAAAATCTGTCATTTTGACTCTCCTTGCCATGTTTGGGATTACCCTTTTCTCATTGCCGTTCGCCGCTTTTTCTCTGCCCGTTTTCCTGATCGCGGTAGTCATTTGGAGTATGCTCAGCTGGGCGATCACACCGGCCATACACAGCTATTTAATTGAAGTAACACCGGAAACTTCTGATATCCAGCAAACATTGAACAACTCCGCAGTTCACATGGGAATGGCATTCGGCAGCATGATCGGCGGCATCATGATCGAGACAACCTCTGTAGAATACAATGCAGCAGCAGGCAGTGTTTTTATTATTATTGCTCTTGGCACTGCCGTTCTTTCCATGGCTAAAAAAGAGAGAAGGACTGCTGCAGCTGAATAGATATGATTAAAATGCCAGCTTCTTGGAAGGCTGGCATTTCTATTTGTAAAAAAATGACGAACTATTTCAATTATTTTAAAAACAATCCTTCGAAATATATTGATATATTTTCCTTTTATCCACTATAATCAAATTGTCCGGTGGTAAAAGAAGATATTTGAGGAGGAATTTGTAAATCATTTTTTTATTATAATAAATGATAGAAAAAGGGGTCCGTTTCATGAGTCAACTTAGCTATATGCTCCGTACTTTACTCGTCATTATCCCGACTGTATTGATCATAAGCGCTGCAGTATGCGTTGGTAATGGATTGGAAGGAAGCGCTTTTTGGATCACCATTGCTTTTATAGTGATTCTCGGTTCACTTGCGGGAATATTATCCGCATTTATGAATTACCGCAAGTTTATTGCACCCATCAGCAAAATTAATAGGTTTATCGATGAACTTGCAGATGGACATATGTCCACAAGACTTGACGAAAAATCAGTGGGGCAGCTTGGATCGATTGCTACAGCATTGAATCATACTGCATCTGCCTGGCAGGAAGTGCTGAATAAAGTGGTTTTGGCTTCGAACGAAGTCACACAATATGCACAGCAGCTATCATCTGGTGCCCAGCAGACCAATATGGCAACAAGTCACATAGCTGAGGTCATTGAAGAAGTAGCAGCAGGTGCCGATGACCAGGTCAAGGGAGTCGGAACTGCTTCCAATGTCATCATGCAGATGTCCGAAAGCCTGACACACGTCGCTGCAAACTCAGAACAGGTTACAGAACAAATCAACGATTCACTGGAAAAAGCAAATCATGGTTCTGCATCCATTTCAACAGCAGGATGCCAAATGAACTCCATTCATGTAAATGTACAGGATTTATCCAAGGTGGTAAAAGGCCTTGGCCAGCGTTCACAAGAGATCGGAAAGATCATCGAAGTAATTACGGGCATTGCCGCCCAAACAAATCTTCTGGCTTTAAATGCTGCTATTGAGGCGGCCCGCGCAGGAGAACAGGGAAAAGGCTTTGCTGTTGTAGCAAACGAGGTTAGAAATCTCGCTGAAAAATCTGCGGAATCCACCCTGCAAATCAGCCAGCTGATATCAAAAATCCAGGAAGAAACCAATCAGGTTGTCCAAACAATGGATACGGTTAATCATGAAGTAACAGAAGGAATGGAAGTCATGAAGGATGCAGGCGATTCATTCAAACAAATCCAGCAGTCTGTCAGCACGGTGACGGATCAAATGGAGGAAGTCGCATCAGCCATTCAGCAAATGTCTGTCGGTTCACAGCAAATGGTTCAATCCATGGACGAGATATCCCATGTGGCAAATGAATCAGCCATGGCCACACAAAGTGTACTGGCTTCAACGGAAGAGCAGGCTGCATCAATGGAGGAAATATCACTCTCAGCTGACCAGCTTACGAGTATGGCGGAGGATTTGAAAGGGTTGATCAGCAGATTTAAACTGTAGTAAAAGGAGTTTAGGTGAAAACCTGAACTCTTTTATAAGTTTGAAGGGTATTTAACCACTTCAAAGAATTATAAAAGGAGAGGAGTGATTTAAATTGTTAAAAAAAGAAAGAAAGGTGCCCGATTTCATAACAAAACTGGAAGCATTAATAAGGCGCATGCCTGAAATGGAGCAGGGGAGGGATAGGGCAGTATCTGAATTGATCAAACGCAGAGCTGGATTTATAGGGGAACAAAAGCTGGATTATTATTTAAGTTTTTTGGACGGAAAGGAGTATTGGATATACCATGGCCTTTGGCTTTCGAATGGAAGTCAATTTTTCCAGATTGATACCTTACTTCTAACGAAAGATTTGCCATGATCCTTGAGGTGAAAAACTGGAACGGAACCATCATCTTTGAACCCGAATTCCACCAGCTCATTCGAATCCATAACGAAAAGGAGGAAGCTTTCCACGACCCCATTTCCCAGGCTGAACACCAAAGCAGGCAATTAAAAAAGTGGCTGGCGGCAAATGCTTTTCTGGATATCCCCATAGAATTTGCCGTCATTATCAGCAGCCCTTCCACCATCATCAAATCTCCATCTAAACAAACCTCAAAAAAAGTTATGCATGCCCACCGATTTTTAAGTAACCTTAACTCCATAAAAAAATCATATTCTATTGAGAGTTAAATGAAAAACAATTAAAAAAATTAGCCATATACTTTTAAATAAACATGTTGAGTATGAAATTGATATAATGAAATATTTAAACATTTATCCCGATACCATACTTACGGGTGTATATTGTCCCGTATGTTCTGCACTCCCAATGATTTTTTATTGGGGGAAATGGCATTGTCCTGCCTGCAAATCCATATCCGACAAAGCTCATCATCAAGCTGTCCAGGATTATTTTCTGCTGATAAAGCCAGTCATCTCTAGTAAGGAGTTTAGAGTATTCACACATGTAAGTTCCTTAAATTCAGCAACGAGATTACTTTCCAATATGGGTATACCACATAAAGGTGAAAGATCACAAAGGGTGTATTTGAAAGTTTAAAATATCTACAATTATGAACTAAAGGAAAACAATTGAAAAATCGGGGAAAGGATCATAGAAAAAGAGGAAAGCAATTTAATAAATGGGGAAACAAGTCAAGAATATAAGGAAAAGAACTAGCAAACTGGGGAAAAGATGCATTCAAAAGATAAAAAATTGTTCGTTTTCAGCCATAACGACTAAAAAAAGCCATCCCCCAGATGGCTTTTCCCGCAATTAAGCTATTCCCGCCTTCATTAACATTCCATCCAGCGGCCGTTCCATCACTGTTTCCATCCAATTTGCTGTTTCCAGTACAGAAGGAAGGTTCGTCCCCGTATCCACACCCATTCCGTGGAACATATTGATCATATCTTCCGTACAAACATTTCCGACTGCTTTCGGTGCAAATGGGCATCCGCCAAGTCCGGCAATCGAGGAATCAAAGCGGCGGACACCCGCCTGATATCCCGCCAATACATTTGCCAGTCCCAAACCGCGCGTATTATGGAAATGAAGGCCAAGCGAAAAATCTCTTCCGAACGCATCGAAAAACGAATCTACCATCTTTTGCACCTGAATAGGATTCGCCATGCCCGTTGTATCAGCCAGGGTGATTTCCGTACAGCCTGCTTCCAAAAACTTCTCTGCTGCTTTCAGAACGTTATCCATTGGAACTTCACCTTCAAAAGGGCAGCCGAATGCTGTTCCCAATACCCCAGCCACACCCTTTCCAGATGCAGCACCATCCTTAATCACTAATGAGAGCTCATCAACAGCCTGCTCAACAGTCCTTTTCACATTCCGTAAATTGAATGAATCACTTGTTGTTGTTACAACATGAAGAAAATCTACATCAGTTTTGAGTGCACGTTCCAGGCCAGAGCGGCTTAAAACCAGACCGCCGTACCGGACGCCATGCCTTTTAGGAAGCGATTTCAAAACTTCCTCTGCATCAGCCATGGGAGGAACAACCTTCGGATTGACAAAAGATACGGCTTCTATATTACGGATGCCGGAATCAATTAATCTAGTAATCAATTTAACTTTTGTTTCCGTTGGAACAATTTTGCACTCATTTTGCAGACCATCACGTGGACCAACTTCACAAATTTCAATCACTTTACTTCCTCCTTCAGCAGCTGAATATTTTTAATTTGCTCCAGGTGCTTCAAAACATGATCACGTCCCTGGTAAATATGCTCATGCATGGCAATGCGGGCACGTTCGGGTTCCCGATTTTGGATTGCTTCCAAAATGGTTTTATGCACTTCAAGGGATTGTTTAAGCTGAAAGCTGTTATACCAATAGAAGGACCTGAACACGATTGGAACTACGACAACCTTTGAAATGTGGAAATGAATATGCTCATTTTTGGAAGCAGCCACTATCGTTTCATGAAATTTCTGGTTTACCTGAACAATATCTTTCAGGCATTCCATATCGGATTCCACATATCGGCTAATTGCTTCTTCATATAAAATATTGGCTCTTTCCATTTCCAGCAGGTCATTTTCTGTCCGGTGGATCGCCGCCTGACTGGCAGCGTACCCTTCCAGAAGTGTGCGCAGGTCATAGATTTGCCTTATATCATCTTTTGTAAAATGCCTTACGCTGACACCGCGCTTTAATGGAATGACGAGGCCTTCTGCTTCAAGCTGTCTAATTGCCTCTCTAATAGGTGTGCGGCTAAGGTTCATCTCTTTAGCCAATGATTCCTCCGCAAGCCGCATGCCAGGGGCAAATTTCCCTTCAATAATGGCATCTCTAATAAATTCGTATGCATCCATATCAACACCTCAATTGTATTGTATACAAACGGAAGAATTATTACAACAAATATTCTGAAAATTTTATTGAAAATAGCTTAGAATAAAGGATTATCATTTAATTTCAGAAAAATTTTAAAATTCTCATTGACTTATTGTATACAAACAATTAAATTTGTATACAAGATTAAGAAAATTGAAATTTAACATTACATGAAAGTGATAACAGGAGGGAAATCCATGTCAGAAAAACAGCTTCCATTGGAAGATATAAAAGTCCTGGAGCTTGGCACACTTTTAGCTGGTCCATTTTCAGGACGCCTTCTTGGGGACTTCGGTGCTGAAATCATCAAGGTCGAGCCTCCGGGAAAATCAGACCCTATGAGAAACTGGGGGAAGTCAAAGGATGGCGTGGGCCTTTGGTGGCCGATTCAATCGCGAAATAAAAAATCGATTACATTAAACCTTAGGGAGGAAGAAGGGCAGCAGATTTTAAGGGAGCTTATTAAAGGAGCTGATGTTGTCATTGAGAATTTCCGCCCGGGTACAATGGAAAAATGGAATCTTTCCTATGAAGCACTTTCCGAAATCAACCCTAAATTAATCATGGTACGGACTTCGGGCTATGGACAGACAGGACCCTATAAGCATCGTGCTGGATTTGGAAGTGTCGGTGAAGCAATGGGAGGGCTCAGAAATGTAACCGGTTTCCCAGACAGGCCGCCTTCAAGAATTGGTGTCTCAATGGGCGATACTTTGGCTGCACTTTTTGCTACAATTGGCTGCCTGGTTGCATTACATGAGAGGGAGCGTTCGGGAAAGGGACAGGTTGTCGATACGGCCCTCTATGAATCTGTCTTCTCTGTGATGGAAAGCATTATTCCGGATTATCTCTTAGCAGGATACATAAGGGAAAGGATGGGCAATATCCTGCCAGGTGTAGCTCCATCTAACATTTACTTCACGAATGATAAAACATACATCGTCATAGGGGCCAATGCAGATGGAGTGTTCCGCAGGTTATGCGAGGCCATGGAGCAGCCGGAATTGGCAGATGATTCAAGATTCGCGACTCACCATGCAAGAGGAGAAAACATGAAGCTTCTTGACTCCATGATTGAAGAATGGACAAAGACTCTCCCCGCTAAAGAAGCGCTTAAAATTCTTGAAGATAAGGGAGTTCCATCAGGGCTAATTTATACGGCTAAAGATATTCTGGAAGATCCGCATTATAAAGAACGCGACATGATTATTAAAGTAGAGCATCCGCAGCTGGGAGAATTTCCGATGCCTGGCATTGTCCCAAAATTAAGCAGGACACCAGGGGAAGTGAAGCATGCCGGCCCGGAAGAAATGGGCAAGCATAATCATGAAATATACACAGGCTTTCTTGGTTTCAATGAAGAGAGATTAGAAGAATTGAAGAAAAATAATATCATTTAGGAGGGCTTCAGAATGGGGCGGACCTTATATGAGAAAATCTGGGAAAAGCATGCAGTCATGGAGGAACAGGATCAGCCTTCCCTTTTGTACATTGATCTTCATTTAGTACATGAGGTCACATCACCTCAGGCATTTGAAGGCTTAAGAATTAAGAATCGCAAAGTGAGAAGGCCGGATCTGACTGTGGCTACCATGGATCACAGCATTCCAACGACCGACCGTTCTCTTCCTTTTAAAGACCAAATCGCCAAAAAGCAAGTCGACGCTCTGACAAAAAACTGCAGGGAGTTCGGCATACAGCTATTTGACATGGAAAGCCGAAATCAGGGAATTGTACACGTCATTGCTCCGGAGCTTGGGTTAACACAGCCAGGAATGACCATCGTTTGCGGTGACAGTCATACCTCTACACATGGAGCTTTCGGGGCACTTGCCTTTGGCATTGGCACGAGTGAAGTAGAGCATGTCCTTGCCACTCAAACATTAAAGCAATTTAAAGCCAAAACATTAGCAATTAATATACGCGGCAATTTGCCGCAAGGAACGACTGCCAAAGATCTGATTCTTTCGCTCATTGGAAAGTATGGTCATGATTTTGCAACAGGCTATGTTGTGGAGTATCGTGGTGAAGCGATTCGTAATTTAACAATGGAAGAGCGAATGACTGTATGCAATATGAGCATTGAAATGGGAGCAAGGGCAGGACTGATTCAGCCTGACGAAAAAACCTTTAACTATTTGAAAGGAAAAAAAGCTGTTCCTGTTGGAATGGAGTGGGAAGAGGCTCTTGCAGAATGGAAGAAATATTATACTGACGAAGATGCCGAATTTGAACTGACAGCTGACTTTAACGCAGCTGAAGTAATCCCGCAGGTTACCTGGGGGACGAATCCGGGCCAGGTAGCAGGTATTACAGAAGATATACCGTTAATGGAAGATTTGCCTGCAGATCAAATAGGACCAGCTAAAAAAGCATTAAAATACATGGACCTTCAGCCAGGAACACCTATCACAGAAATAGTGATCAATAAAGTCTTTATCGGCTCCTGTACAAACAGCCGAATAGAAGATCTTCGAAAAGCGGCAAAAATCGTAAACGGTTACAAAGTTGCTGAACATGTGGATGCTCTTGTTGTTCCTGGTTCACAGCTTGTAAAAATGCAGGCAGAAGCTGAAGGGCTCGACCAAATTTTTATCAATGCCGGTTTTCAATGGAGAGAAGCGGGCTGCAGCATGTGCCTCGGTATGAATGAGGATTTGGTTCTTCCTGAAGAACGCTGTGCATCCACTTCCAACCGGAATTTTGAAGGCAGGCAGGGAAGAAATGCAAGGACTCATTTGGTCAGTCCTGATATGGCTGCAGCAGCAGCCATTGCCGGCCGGTTTATAGATGTAAGGGAGTGGCCTGTTAAGTATAGAAAGGAGGTCAGTGTACAATGAAGTCTTTTACCAGATTTACTGGCATAGCAGCTCCGCTTGATGCTGTAAATGTTGACACAGATGCCATCATTCCAAAACAGTTTTTAAAAAGAATTGAAAGGACTGGATTTGGCGAATTCCTCTTCTATGAATGGCGATACGAAAATGGCAGGGAAAAATCGGATTTCATTCTAAATCGTGAACCCTACCGGCATGCACCAATTCTGCTGGCAAGGAAAAACTTTGGCTGTGGTTCATCCAGAGAGCATGCACCCTGGGCGATTGCAGAATATGGGATTAGAGTGATCCTGGCACCATCATTCGCTGATATTTTCTATAATAATTGTTTTAAAAATGGCATCCTTCCAGTGGTCTTGCCTGAAAAGGATATAGAAGTTTTATTTCAAAAAAGCAATGAATCACCTGGTTATCAGCTGAGGGTAGATTTAGAAAATCAAAGAATTGAAGACTCTTTCGGATATATAGCCGAATTCGATATCGTTTCTTATCGAAAAGACCAGCTGTTAAAAGGGCTGGACGAAATCGGAGCAACCCTTCAATCGGCTGAATTAATAGACTCATTTGAATCGGCACATAAGATTTTCTATAAGCTGGGAATTTAAATTTCAGTAAAAGGGAGGAAGCCATATGGAAAACAGAACGATAAAAGAACCTATTCGAAAAAAGTGGATTTGGATAGTCCTCGCCATCATAACACTTGGTGTAGTCCCCTGGTATTTCCCGGATGCAGCTGCAGAGCCCTATATTCTCGGGTTTCCGCTATGGGCATTTATTTCGACAGCTTTTTCCATTATTATGTGCGGATATTTAAGCTGGCTTTGTGTGAATGAGTGGAATATCGTGGAGGACCAGGAAGAAGCCGAACAAGCAAAGGGGGATAAATCATGAATGATTTAGCATTTGCAGGCACAGATGGGATCATTATTTTATCAGCCTTTGCCATCATCATGCTGGTAATTGGATACTTATCCGGCAGAGGTGAGAAGAACCTACATCACAGTCTTTCAGGGTACTACCTTGCCGGAAGGAATCTCGGTTTTATTGCACTCTTTTTCACCCTATATGCGACGCAATATAGCGGAAATACCATTGTCGGATATGCACCAACTGCATATAGAACAGGTTTCTCGTGGATTCAGTCCATTTCATTTATGACAATCATTATCGGAATTTATTTACTGTTCGCACCAAGGTTATATGTTATTGCAAAGAAAAGAAACTTTGTTACACCTACTGACTGGATCGATCATCGCTTTAAATCAAAGGCAGTCACTCTGCTTAGTATTTTTCTCATGCTTTGGGGGCTTGGAAACTATCTTTTAGAACAGCTGGTAGCAATCGGTCAGGCTGTGTCAGGGATGACAGGCGGCACTATCCCATACCAAATAGCTGTTATCGTCTTTGTAGCTGTTATGCTTGCCTATGAGTGGATGGGCGGAATGAAGGCAGTTGCTTTTACGGATGTTATGCAGGGCATTGTTCTTATGATCGGAATCATTGTCTTCCTGATTGGCGGCTTGTATCTTGTCGGAGGAAATTTCTCTGAAGTTACCAGGTATGTAGCAGAAATGGAGCCTGCAAAAACAGCAGTCCCTCCAATGGAAGTGAATATCAATTGGCTAAGTATGCTCCTGCTTGTTGGACTGGGAGCAAGTATTTATCCGCACGCTGTTCAAAGAATATATTCTGCGCAAAGCGAAAAAACACTGAAAAAATCATTTGCCCGCATGGCATGGATGCCGCCCATTACAACAGGGCTTGTATTTATGGTAGGTATTATTGGAATTATGCTTTTTCCAGGACTGGATAAGACGGGTTCTGAACAGCTCGTAGGTCTGATGGCCAATGAGATTGCCGCCATTAATCCATTTTATTACTGGATTATGATCATCTTCTTTGGCGGGATAGTTGCTGCCATTATTTCTACAGCCGACTCTGTTCTGCTCAGCTTTTCATCCATGCTCTCAAATGACGTATATGGAAAATTCATCAATCCTAAAGCATCTGAACATAAGAAGGTCATGGTCGGGAAAGTATGCGGAATCATTGCCATTATCTTTCTTCTGTGGATTGCCTGGAATCCTCCGGGAACGCTATATGAAATTTTCGTCTTGAAATTCGAATTGCTTGTTCAGGTATTCCCGGCTTTTGTACTGGGCTTATATTGGAAGCGCTTATCAGTAAAGGCTGTTTTCTGGGGAATGCTTGCAGGCGCCATATTAGCAGGAGTGCTTACGCTTACAGGCTATAAAACGATCTATGGAATTCACGGCGGCGTCATTGGGCTGGG is a genomic window containing:
- a CDS encoding MFS transporter; its protein translation is MDKRIYLLAIISFVVGMVELIIGGLLDLVASDLGVSLGQAGLLITVFSLAFAIAAPVLLTITVKMERSRLMMISLAVFLAGNIVAVFSPHYSVLLVGRILAAASGSLLIALCMTMASYIVTEEYRARAIGIVFMGISASLVLGVPIGLMLGNVFGWRAPFVLISALTVISMAGVHFFMGKVAPKPAVPIGIQLKTLKSRKIALTQITSFLLMTGHLTFYGYLTPFLKMKMGLDGSWVSIVYLIFGIAAVIGGGIGGLLADRFGAKSVILTLLAMFGITLFSLPFAAFSLPVFLIAVVIWSMLSWAITPAIHSYLIEVTPETSDIQQTLNNSAVHMGMAFGSMIGGIMIETTSVEYNAAAGSVFIIIALGTAVLSMAKKERRTAAAE
- a CDS encoding methyl-accepting chemotaxis protein, with translation MSQLSYMLRTLLVIIPTVLIISAAVCVGNGLEGSAFWITIAFIVILGSLAGILSAFMNYRKFIAPISKINRFIDELADGHMSTRLDEKSVGQLGSIATALNHTASAWQEVLNKVVLASNEVTQYAQQLSSGAQQTNMATSHIAEVIEEVAAGADDQVKGVGTASNVIMQMSESLTHVAANSEQVTEQINDSLEKANHGSASISTAGCQMNSIHVNVQDLSKVVKGLGQRSQEIGKIIEVITGIAAQTNLLALNAAIEAARAGEQGKGFAVVANEVRNLAEKSAESTLQISQLISKIQEETNQVVQTMDTVNHEVTEGMEVMKDAGDSFKQIQQSVSTVTDQMEEVASAIQQMSVGSQQMVQSMDEISHVANESAMATQSVLASTEEQAASMEEISLSADQLTSMAEDLKGLISRFKL
- a CDS encoding nuclease-related domain-containing protein, whose protein sequence is MLKKERKVPDFITKLEALIRRMPEMEQGRDRAVSELIKRRAGFIGEQKLDYYLSFLDGKEYWIYHGLWLSNGSQFFQIDTLLLTKDLP
- a CDS encoding nuclease-related domain-containing protein — translated: MILEVKNWNGTIIFEPEFHQLIRIHNEKEEAFHDPISQAEHQSRQLKKWLAANAFLDIPIEFAVIISSPSTIIKSPSKQTSKKVMHAHRFLSNLNSIKKSYSIES
- a CDS encoding hydroxymethylglutaryl-CoA lyase, coding for MIEICEVGPRDGLQNECKIVPTETKVKLITRLIDSGIRNIEAVSFVNPKVVPPMADAEEVLKSLPKRHGVRYGGLVLSRSGLERALKTDVDFLHVVTTTSDSFNLRNVKRTVEQAVDELSLVIKDGAASGKGVAGVLGTAFGCPFEGEVPMDNVLKAAEKFLEAGCTEITLADTTGMANPIQVQKMVDSFFDAFGRDFSLGLHFHNTRGLGLANVLAGYQAGVRRFDSSIAGLGGCPFAPKAVGNVCTEDMINMFHGMGVDTGTNLPSVLETANWMETVMERPLDGMLMKAGIA
- a CDS encoding GntR family transcriptional regulator, with amino-acid sequence MDAYEFIRDAIIEGKFAPGMRLAEESLAKEMNLSRTPIREAIRQLEAEGLVIPLKRGVSVRHFTKDDIRQIYDLRTLLEGYAASQAAIHRTENDLLEMERANILYEEAISRYVESDMECLKDIVQVNQKFHETIVAASKNEHIHFHISKVVVVPIVFRSFYWYNSFQLKQSLEVHKTILEAIQNREPERARIAMHEHIYQGRDHVLKHLEQIKNIQLLKEEVK
- a CDS encoding CaiB/BaiF CoA-transferase family protein; translation: MSEKQLPLEDIKVLELGTLLAGPFSGRLLGDFGAEIIKVEPPGKSDPMRNWGKSKDGVGLWWPIQSRNKKSITLNLREEEGQQILRELIKGADVVIENFRPGTMEKWNLSYEALSEINPKLIMVRTSGYGQTGPYKHRAGFGSVGEAMGGLRNVTGFPDRPPSRIGVSMGDTLAALFATIGCLVALHERERSGKGQVVDTALYESVFSVMESIIPDYLLAGYIRERMGNILPGVAPSNIYFTNDKTYIVIGANADGVFRRLCEAMEQPELADDSRFATHHARGENMKLLDSMIEEWTKTLPAKEALKILEDKGVPSGLIYTAKDILEDPHYKERDMIIKVEHPQLGEFPMPGIVPKLSRTPGEVKHAGPEEMGKHNHEIYTGFLGFNEERLEELKKNNII
- the leuC gene encoding 3-isopropylmalate dehydratase large subunit, whose protein sequence is MGRTLYEKIWEKHAVMEEQDQPSLLYIDLHLVHEVTSPQAFEGLRIKNRKVRRPDLTVATMDHSIPTTDRSLPFKDQIAKKQVDALTKNCREFGIQLFDMESRNQGIVHVIAPELGLTQPGMTIVCGDSHTSTHGAFGALAFGIGTSEVEHVLATQTLKQFKAKTLAINIRGNLPQGTTAKDLILSLIGKYGHDFATGYVVEYRGEAIRNLTMEERMTVCNMSIEMGARAGLIQPDEKTFNYLKGKKAVPVGMEWEEALAEWKKYYTDEDAEFELTADFNAAEVIPQVTWGTNPGQVAGITEDIPLMEDLPADQIGPAKKALKYMDLQPGTPITEIVINKVFIGSCTNSRIEDLRKAAKIVNGYKVAEHVDALVVPGSQLVKMQAEAEGLDQIFINAGFQWREAGCSMCLGMNEDLVLPEERCASTSNRNFEGRQGRNARTHLVSPDMAAAAAIAGRFIDVREWPVKYRKEVSVQ
- the leuD gene encoding 3-isopropylmalate dehydratase small subunit; amino-acid sequence: MKSFTRFTGIAAPLDAVNVDTDAIIPKQFLKRIERTGFGEFLFYEWRYENGREKSDFILNREPYRHAPILLARKNFGCGSSREHAPWAIAEYGIRVILAPSFADIFYNNCFKNGILPVVLPEKDIEVLFQKSNESPGYQLRVDLENQRIEDSFGYIAEFDIVSYRKDQLLKGLDEIGATLQSAELIDSFESAHKIFYKLGI
- a CDS encoding sodium:solute symporter family protein, with product MNDLAFAGTDGIIILSAFAIIMLVIGYLSGRGEKNLHHSLSGYYLAGRNLGFIALFFTLYATQYSGNTIVGYAPTAYRTGFSWIQSISFMTIIIGIYLLFAPRLYVIAKKRNFVTPTDWIDHRFKSKAVTLLSIFLMLWGLGNYLLEQLVAIGQAVSGMTGGTIPYQIAVIVFVAVMLAYEWMGGMKAVAFTDVMQGIVLMIGIIVFLIGGLYLVGGNFSEVTRYVAEMEPAKTAVPPMEVNINWLSMLLLVGLGASIYPHAVQRIYSAQSEKTLKKSFARMAWMPPITTGLVFMVGIIGIMLFPGLDKTGSEQLVGLMANEIAAINPFYYWIMIIFFGGIVAAIISTADSVLLSFSSMLSNDVYGKFINPKASEHKKVMVGKVCGIIAIIFLLWIAWNPPGTLYEIFVLKFELLVQVFPAFVLGLYWKRLSVKAVFWGMLAGAILAGVLTLTGYKTIYGIHGGVIGLGLNFFICIAGSLLAPAVSKSKVLEEDLTAINLKA